From a region of the Castanea sativa cultivar Marrone di Chiusa Pesio chromosome 10, ASM4071231v1 genome:
- the LOC142613960 gene encoding uncharacterized protein LOC142613960 has translation MVYLFLSEPIWDGDVDDSSCIRISLLNNLESVLCSFFTTSEGRSEARLWLCNTIAGMSSVTSYHHRDLFVNLLRSNKSPKRALLASQLLQLIFEKRPHIMGSIIAKKSYILKEFFEGNSRRILLWFSNFAAGGGVEHRKGAKALSQFAFVNRDICWEELEWKGKHGQSPAMVATKPHYFLDLDVQLTVENFLENVPEFWSSNEFAESVKDGEILFIDREFFLQYFVDLMYKEDSTDVWEVINKFLIEESFSSLCHRLLILLEERDLNNFLVLLGKLLNPKLEPKNFSNSSYLFEVILSKCSDCGSIDQMLLLNAVINQGRQLLRLLRDEEGQEEHAKIKDIVSQICAIPSNANSLAPIFMKCFKTKTVKAIKWLGLQSWVLYYRLSEDCQTPESWESLFKDNDIGFRTSNKFELLHHDDLSEESGSDSDRKASVRVKHRKKGKRKRRKKNFSCDDTYDIELPDFDTTDRVLGLQANAGSWLLCTDGYSVSWSSADLPEYLSKHCLSTWMKWIFVKWE, from the exons ATGGTGTATTTGTTTTTGTCAGAGCCCATATGGGATGGGGATGTAGATGACTCTTCCTGTATTAGAATCTCTCTCTTGAATAACTTGGAATCAGTTCTTTGCTCATTTTTTACGACGTCTGAAGGTCGGTCAGAGGCTCGACTATGGCTTTGTAACACTATAGCAGGCATGAGTTCTGTCACTTCCTACCATCACCGCGACTTATTTGTCAATCTGTTGAGATCTAATAAGTCGCCAAAGCGGGCCTTGTTGGCATCTCAACTCCTGCAATTGATATTCGAGAAAAGGCCACATATAATGGGCTCCATCATTGCCAAGAAAAGTTACATTCTAAAGGAATTTTTTGAAG GAAATTCTAGGCGTATATTGCTATGGTTTTCTAATTTTGCTGCTGGTGGTGGAGTGGAGCACAGAAAAGGTGCTAAGGCACTATCCCAATTTGCTTTTGTAAATCGTGATATCTGTTGGGAGGAGCTTGAATGGAAGGGAAAACATGGTCAGTCGCCTGCTATGGTTGCTACAAAGCCCCATTACTTTCTAGATTTGGATGTCCAACTAACTGTTGAGAATTTCCTGGAAAATGTTCCTGAATTTTGGTCTTCCAATGAGTTTGCTGAGTCGGTCAAAGATGGTGAAATTTTGTTCATTGATAGAGAATTCTTTTTACAGTATTTTGTTGATTTGATGTACAAAGAGGATTCAACAGATGTATGGGAAGTCATAAACAAGTTCCTAATTGAGGaatctttctcttctttgtgTCACCGCCTTCTTATTCTTCTTGAAGAGAGGGACTTGAATAATTTCCTGGTATTGCTCGGTAAACTTCTCAACCCCAAACTGGAACCTAAGAATTTTAGTAATTCATCTTACTTGTTTGAGGTTATACTTTCTAAGTGCAGTGACTGTGGATCAATTGATCAGATGCTATTGTTAAATGCGGTTATTAATCAAGGACGCCAACTTCTTCGGCTTCTACGTGATGAAGAAGGCCAGGAGGAACatgcaaaaatcaaagacaTTGTGTCACAGATATGTGCAATACCAAGCAATGCCAATAGTTTGGCGCCCATTTTTATGAAGTGCTTCAAAACAAAGACCGTTAAAGCAATAAAATGGCTGGGGCTTCAGTCTTGGGTTCTGTACTATAGATTGTCAGAGGATTGCCAGACTCCCGAGTCTTGGGAATCATTATTCAAGGATAATGATATAGGTTTTCGCACATCGAATAAGTTTGAATTGCTACATCATGATGATTTATCTGAAGAAAGTGGTTCTGATTCGGATCGTAAAGCATCAGTTAGAGTTAAGCAcaggaagaaaggaaaaagaaagagaagaaaaaaaaacttttcttgtGATGACACTTATGACATTGAGCTACCAGATTTTGATACTACAGACAGGGTGCTGGGTTTGCAAGCCAATGCAGGAAGTTGGTTGCTCTGTACCGATGGGTATTCTGTGTCTTGGAGCAGT